TTCTTTCCTCAAAAAATAAAATCAAAACCCTTGCCTTGGTGTGAACTCCAAGGTTTATAATTCTATATGTAAAGAACGAAACGAGGTGATGGATGATGAATATCAAACAAGCGGCCGATATGTTTGGACTTACGGTAGATACGCTGCGTTATTACGAGCGGGTTGGTGTTATTCCGCCAGTCCACCGGAACGAAAGTGGTTATCGGGACTACCAAACAAGTGATTTGAACTGGGTTTATCTCGTGAAAAATTTGCGGAATGCGGGATTGTCGGTGGAATCTTTAATTGAGTTTGCCACCCTTGCCCAACTAAGAGAAACGCAAAATGTTGAAGCAGCGCAGAAACAAATATTGATTGATCAGCTAAAAGAATTAGATGAAAAGCTAACGGAGATGAAGCAAGTTAGAGATCTGCTCGTATACAAAATCGATACGTACGACAGCCATATTTCCCAGTTTAAAACAAGGGAGTTAACGGCAGATAATGTAGAAAAATTGTGGGAACGGGACAAATTTTAAAGACAATAGGAGGTTTTTTATATGAAAACAGTGAAATTGAACAATGGTGTAGAAGTACCTATTCTTGGTTTTGGGACTTATCAAATTACTGATGCAGCTGAAGCGGAACAAGCGGTCAAAGATGCGATTGCTGCTGGATATCGTCATATTGATACCGCGCAAAGCTATATGAATGAGGAAGCGGTAGGTCGCGGGATTGCTAGGTCTGGTGTGGATCGTAAAGAACTATTTATTACAACGAAAATCTGGGTAGAAAATGTGAGTTATAAAGGTGTTATGAGTTCGCTTGATCGGTCGTTAAAACGGTTAGGCGTGGATTATATTGATTTGCTGCTAATACATCAACCATTCAATGATATTTACGGAGCATGGATGGCGATGGAAGAATTACAAGCAGCCGGTAAAATTAGAGCAATCGGCGTATCGAATTTTAGCGTGGATCGTGTAATTGACTTGGCTTCATTCAATGACGTAACACCACAAGTGAACCAAATTGAAGTCAATCCCTTCCAACAACAAACTGAAAATCTAGAAGTTTTGCGAAATGAAGGCGTTGCGGTGGAAGCGTGGGCGCCATTTGCAGAAGGTAAAAATGATATCTTTAACAATCCTGTTTTAACAAAAATTGGTGCGAAATATGAAAAATCTGCTGCGCAAGTAATTTTACGTTGGTTGGTGGAGCAGGATATCATCGTTTTGGCTAAATCTGTAAAACCGGAGAGAATGGCTCAAAATTTAGCTGTTTTTGATTTTGAATTAACGGCAGCGGATAAAGAAGAAATCGCTAGTTTAAACCAAGGGCAAAGTCAGTTTTTCTCGCATGCTGATCCAGAAATGGTTAAATGGATGGCGAGCCGGAAATTGAATGTGTAAGTAAATTCCTGCAAATAAAAACGAGGTCTGCGGATGTGCAGAACCTCGTTTTTTATTATCCTTTAATGTCGATAGCTTTAATCCAGCCTAATGAGTTATGGCTGTCTTTGATATGCAACCAATCTTCACCAAGAATAGTGGCTGTTTGGTCAACTACTAATAGTTTTCCGTAGTAGAAACCAACTGCTTTTGACTTAGTGCTGTCTGCTTCTACTGGTTTATTGTAAAGTGTCGCTGTTGGATCTTGGACGTAAACGACTTGTGTTGCTGGTCTTTCTGCAGCGGGAGTGTAAAAGATGTTTAAGTCTTTTTGGCTAACCCAACCAACAATTTTTCCGTCTAATTTAAACTGATACCAAAGTGTATTCCCAACTTTAGCGCGCGTTACAAGTTCTAGTTTTTCATTAGCGTAATCAGCAAGAGGTGTTAATTTTTCGGCGTTTTTTGTGTTGAATGGTGCTGTCCATACGTGGTCAGTTACTGCTTTGCTTACTGTAGCATAGCCATCGTAGGAAGTTTGTTCTGTGATACGGTCATATAGACGGTCGTTTAGTTTGTCAGCGCGACCCCATCCGATTACTTCGCCACCTTCTGAAAGGCGGAACCAAGCATAGCCATCACGAGTGATTTTTTTATCTGCTTGAAGAGCTTTACGGTCATATTTTGCGATTGTGCCGTTATCGAACTGCTTTTCAGGATTAGGCAGACGGTAAATATGTGCGTTTAAATCATCGACATATTTTGTAAGATTAACATTTTCATCTTCTTTTTGGTGATAGCTTGTGCTTAGTGCATTACTATTCACCCAACCGATATCTTTGTTGTTCTCACGAATAAAGTACCACTGGCCTTTTTCAGTTTTGGCTTCCCAAGAAATTTCCAAGTTGCGACCTGTATAATTTTTAAGGGTGCCGAGCTGTTTTGAGTTTGCGGTATTGTACGGTGCGGACCAAATAACTTCTTGGTCTTTGTTCGCGGCTACTGTAGCAATAGCTGCTAAGGCTTGATCGGATTCAATTTTATCGTAAATGACATCATATTGATCTAAGTTGTAACGTTCAATGATTGTTACTAATTTAGAAACGTAACCTGGATCCGTCGCGTAGCCACCGTCTTTGATAGCTTGCAGTGCTTTGCGGTAATCTGTTTCACCAACAGCACCTTGGTAACGGTCATTTTCGGTAATTAAAGCTGTGTGATCTTCAATGGATTCTTTCCAACTTGGGTAGACTCGGAAGTTAGCAGTAGTTGACCCGGAAGCTTCCATCGTCCCCATTGAAACCGATTTTCCTTTGTAAGTTCCTTTAATACCAAATAAATTATTGGAGTTCTGACTTAAACCACTTTCACCCCAGTTAGATTCTAAAATAGCTTGAGCGAGCGTTACACTCGTCAGCAGTTTACCATCGCGATATCCATCTTGAGCCGCTGGTAAAATTTCATCGATAAAAGCTTGTTGCGAAGTAGTAAGATTAGCCTGAGCATTGCTACTACCTCCTGATTCTGCACCAGCATTTATAGAAACGACTAAAAATGCTACTATCAGCAGAATGATCCCTGGTTTTATAAACTTTTTGTTCAAATTCCATTGCACTCCTTTATATATATCTGCCACTATAGTATCAATAAATAAGTTGGAAAAACTATTACATTTCTATGACGAAAAACAACTGAATCGCCAAAGCTATTGGCGCGCAACGGCTAAACTGCAAAATCTTAAATATGTAAATTTTGTGAAAATCCCTTCAAATTGTTTTTATAAAGAAGAAACAAGCAATATGTGAAAAAATAAAACAGCCATGCTATAAT
This genomic stretch from Listeria swaminathanii harbors:
- a CDS encoding MerR family transcriptional regulator; this encodes MNIKQAADMFGLTVDTLRYYERVGVIPPVHRNESGYRDYQTSDLNWVYLVKNLRNAGLSVESLIEFATLAQLRETQNVEAAQKQILIDQLKELDEKLTEMKQVRDLLVYKIDTYDSHISQFKTRELTADNVEKLWERDKF
- a CDS encoding aldo/keto reductase, with amino-acid sequence MKTVKLNNGVEVPILGFGTYQITDAAEAEQAVKDAIAAGYRHIDTAQSYMNEEAVGRGIARSGVDRKELFITTKIWVENVSYKGVMSSLDRSLKRLGVDYIDLLLIHQPFNDIYGAWMAMEELQAAGKIRAIGVSNFSVDRVIDLASFNDVTPQVNQIEVNPFQQQTENLEVLRNEGVAVEAWAPFAEGKNDIFNNPVLTKIGAKYEKSAAQVILRWLVEQDIIVLAKSVKPERMAQNLAVFDFELTAADKEEIASLNQGQSQFFSHADPEMVKWMASRKLNV
- a CDS encoding GW domain-containing glycosaminoglycan-binding protein, whose product is MNKKFIKPGIILLIVAFLVVSINAGAESGGSSNAQANLTTSQQAFIDEILPAAQDGYRDGKLLTSVTLAQAILESNWGESGLSQNSNNLFGIKGTYKGKSVSMGTMEASGSTTANFRVYPSWKESIEDHTALITENDRYQGAVGETDYRKALQAIKDGGYATDPGYVSKLVTIIERYNLDQYDVIYDKIESDQALAAIATVAANKDQEVIWSAPYNTANSKQLGTLKNYTGRNLEISWEAKTEKGQWYFIRENNKDIGWVNSNALSTSYHQKEDENVNLTKYVDDLNAHIYRLPNPEKQFDNGTIAKYDRKALQADKKITRDGYAWFRLSEGGEVIGWGRADKLNDRLYDRITEQTSYDGYATVSKAVTDHVWTAPFNTKNAEKLTPLADYANEKLELVTRAKVGNTLWYQFKLDGKIVGWVSQKDLNIFYTPAAERPATQVVYVQDPTATLYNKPVEADSTKSKAVGFYYGKLLVVDQTATILGEDWLHIKDSHNSLGWIKAIDIKG